Genomic segment of Syntrophorhabdaceae bacterium:
GAGGAAGAGGAGGTCTACGAGCAGACCCGCGTCAATGAAGAGAAGAAGCGCAAGGAGATAGAGCTTTTCATCAACCGCTTCCGCGCCCAGGCGACACGGGCGAGGTCCGTTCAATCGAGGGTCCGTCAGCTCCAGAAGAAGGAGAAGATGGAGAAGCTTGCCACCCTGGAGAACCTCGAATTCTCCTTCAACGCCGCGCCGTTCCCCGGCAGGTGGCTCATTGAGGCCGACAGCGTGGGTTTTTCCTACGATCCGTCGGGGCCGGAGCTTATCAGGGATCTCACGATAGCCGTCAAGAAACGCGACCGCATCGGCATTATCGGAAAGAACGGCAAGGGCAAGACAACCCTCCTCAATGTCCTCGCCGGCGAGCTCAAACCCCGCTGCGGCACGATCACATACAGTCAGAACCTGAAGCTCGGCTATTTCGGGCAGATGAACATCGACCGTCTCGACCCGGAGTTGACCATAGAGGACGAGATCTGGAGCGTCGAGCCGGGCCGGGGCAAGACCGCCGTGAGGGGGATCTGCGGCGCCATGCTCTTTGACGGCGACAGGGCCCTCAAAAAGATAGGCGTCCTCTCCGGCGGGGAGAGGAGCCGGGTGCTCCTGGGGAAGCTCCTTGCCGAACCCGCGAATCTTCTCCTCCTCGACGAGCCCACGAACCATCTCGACATGGAATCCATCGATTCCCTCGTGGAAGCCATCAACAATTTCGACGGCGCCGTGATGATCGTGACCCACAGCGAGATGATACTCGACGCCGTTGCCGAGAGGCTTATTATCTTCGACGGCAACAAGGTCGATATCTTCGACGGGAGCTACGAGGACTTCCTGTCCCGTGTCGGCTGGGAGGATGAGGCGCGTGAGGGCGGTGAAGAGCGTGAAGATGCCGCTGCACCTGCCAAAAGCGCCGGCCGGAAGGAATCGAAGAGGCTCAGGGCCGACATCATCAATGAGCGCTCCCGGGCCATGACCCCGATGAAGAACCGCATCAACGAGATCGAGTCCGCCATCACCGAGGCGGAGGCAGAGCTCGCCCGCGACAACGAGGCCCTCGTCACGGCCTCACAGAAGGGCGACGGCAAGGTCATCATGAAATTGTCGTTGTCCATCCACGAGGCAAAACAGCAGATAGACGGCCTATTCGATGAACTTGAGGTCCTCACCGTGGAACACGATGCGCTGGCCCGCGAGTTCGAGGAACGACTCAGAGAGATATAAAACCGTTTTCTAGAAGATCATCCGTGCGATCGAGTTCTTCTGGATGTTTCCTGTGCCTTCGTATATCGATGTTATCCTTACATCCCTCAGGGCCCCCTCGAGACCCTGGTCGCGCATGTAACCATAG
This window contains:
- a CDS encoding ATP-binding cassette domain-containing protein, with protein sequence MLIVNNLSKAYGTQTLFDGASFTVGPGERLGLVGRNGTGKTTLFRMILGEETPDSGEIHIPRGYTIRHLSQHISFSEHSVLAEACVNLPVHEDGRDETYKAKTVLAGLGFSEGEFSLDPGKLSGGFQVRLNLAKILIAQPMMLLLDEPTNYLDIVSIRWLTQFLRGWKGEMVLITHERDFMDSVTTHTMAIHRMRMRKIAGTTHKLYEQIIEEEEVYEQTRVNEEKKRKEIELFINRFRAQATRARSVQSRVRQLQKKEKMEKLATLENLEFSFNAAPFPGRWLIEADSVGFSYDPSGPELIRDLTIAVKKRDRIGIIGKNGKGKTTLLNVLAGELKPRCGTITYSQNLKLGYFGQMNIDRLDPELTIEDEIWSVEPGRGKTAVRGICGAMLFDGDRALKKIGVLSGGERSRVLLGKLLAEPANLLLLDEPTNHLDMESIDSLVEAINNFDGAVMIVTHSEMILDAVAERLIIFDGNKVDIFDGSYEDFLSRVGWEDEAREGGEEREDAAAPAKSAGRKESKRLRADIINERSRAMTPMKNRINEIESAITEAEAELARDNEALVTASQKGDGKVIMKLSLSIHEAKQQIDGLFDELEVLTVEHDALAREFEERLREI